From Primulina tabacum isolate GXHZ01 chromosome 2, ASM2559414v2, whole genome shotgun sequence, one genomic window encodes:
- the LOC142523516 gene encoding pentatricopeptide repeat-containing protein At2g30780-like, whose product MKRVWRLSEFALTEQSLLKCRNMRTNSLKTPKLIIKSSLRAPFFREYVSQTPYSCSSQTAWSSVISQFLDKCGSRSAESRANEYLREKVSELRQDILRHNDDVEGIEKVLKEKGVALFRRYSDGSAVVELFTQLKSFPVLALEVFEWRRKQLDYASPMTAEEYTKGVVIAGRLKNVALAVELFKEASNKQLKSTSLYNALMSAYSYNGLAMKCQSLFQELKSGSTCTPSIITYNILISAFGRLMLVDHMDATLREIRNQNLTPTVETYKALIAGYITAWLWDEMEKTYLIMKEGSPKPNLDVHLLMLRGYANSGKLEQMEQIYEMVKNHVNHKEFPLIRVMICAYCRSTDVARVEKVEELLRLIPDNEYRPWLNVILICLYAKQDLLERMENSINEAFERNTYVTTASAMRCIISSYFRQNAVDKLAVFLRRAQRAGWKICRSLYHCKMVMYSSQMRLAEMERVLDEMSGVNMHCSKKTFWILHKAYQKYGQRSKLEQVVGQMFKHGYGAPLA is encoded by the exons ATGAAACGCGTTTGGAGATTGTCGGAATTCGCTCTAACTGAACAATCTCTCCTGAAATGCCGAAACATGCGCACTAATTCGCTCAAAACTCCCAAATTAATCATAAAATCCTCACTCCGAGCTCCATTTTTTCGAGAATATGTTTCGCAGACTCCTTATAGTTGTTCAAGTCAAACGGCGTGGTCCTCTGTTATATCCCAGTTTTTAGATAAATGTGGTTCTCGTTCTGCTGAGTCGAGAGCGAATGAATATTTGAGAGAGAAAGTTTCCGAGTTGCGGCAAGATATTTTGAGGCATAACGATGATGTGGAGGGAATTGAGAAAGTTTTGAAAGAAAAGGGTGTTGCTTTGTTTAGAAGATATTCCGATGGATCTGCTGTGGTTGAGCTCTTCACGCAGCTAAAGAGTTTTCCCGTTTTAGCTCTCGAG GTTTTTGAATGGAGGAGGAAACAACTGGATTATGCCTCTCCCATGACAGCGGAGGAGTATACGAAGGGTGTTGTGATAGCTGGTAGATTGAAAAATGTCGCACTTGCTGTTGAGCTTTTTAAAGAGGCTTCCAATAAACAGCTGAAGTCCACATCTTTATATAACGCACTTATGAGTGCTTACTCATACAATGGTTTGGCTATGAAATGTCAGTCCTTGTTTCAGGAGTTGAAGAGTGGATCCACTTGTACTCCATCAATCATAACATACAACATACTTATTTCTGCATTTGGTCGCTTGATGCTTGTAGATCACATGGACGCGACCCTCAGGGAGATCAGGAATCAAAACCTAACCCCAACTGTTGAAACATACAAGGCTCTAATTGCTGGTTATATCACAGCTTGGTTGTGGGATGAAATGGAAAAGACATACCTTATCATGAAAGAAGGGTCTCCCAAACCCAACCTGGACGTTCATTTGCTAATGCTTCGAGGATATGCAAACTCTGGTAAGCTAGAACAGATGGAACAAATATATGAGATGGTAAAGAATCATGTGAACCATAAGGAATTCCCATTGATTAGAGTCATGATATGTGCATATTGTAGGAGTACTGACGTTGCTAGAGTTGAAAAGGTCGAAGAACTGCTCAGACTAATTCCGGATAATGAGTACAGACCTTGGTTAAATGTGATCTTGATTTGTCTATATGCAAAGCAAGATTTATTGGAGCGAATGGAAAATTCAATCAATGAGGCATTTGAGCGTAATACCTATGTAACAACTGCTAGCGCGATGCGATGCATCATTTCAAGTTATTTTAGACAGAATGCAGTGGACAAGCTTGCTGTCTTTTTGCGTCGCGCTCAACGTGCAGGTTGGAAAATCTGCCGGTCTCTTTACCATTGCAAAATGGTCATGTACTCATCCCAAATGCGCCTTGCTGAAATGGAGAGGGTTCTTGATGAAATGAGTGGAGTAAATATGCACTGCTCAAAGAAAACATTTTGGATCTTGCATAAGGCATATCAAAAATATGGTCAAAGAAGTAAACTTGAGCAGGTTGTTGGACAGATGTTCAAGCATGGCTATGGAGCACCATTGGCATGA